One Maribacter sp. HTCC2170 genomic window, ACCACTATACCTCTACTTAAATTTTCAAAAATCCAACTTATAATCCGATATTTCCGCTGATAATTGAGAGCCTAGAATACCTTTTGGCTTCCCAATATCAAAAGGTGATGGCGGCATCCATTCACTTTTCACTCCTTCAATGATTAAACTTCCTTTAGGGTTTAATGTGGCAAACGCATATAATGGATCTTTGTATGGTGCCAAATTTGCCAACCATTTGTACTCCTCATATAACTCTTTGGAATAGCGTTCCGTACTTCGATATTTATCGCTCATCCACTGGTATGACGCGCTATTTATTTCGATATAATCAATTCCGTTTTGATAATGATGAAAATCAATGTGGTTATGCCCGTTCATACAACATATCACTTTTTCTTTTTGGGCTTCCATTATTCTTTGAAGTGCAAGTCTATTCTTCACACCCCATTCATAGTGCCAAAGACTTTGATGTGAAAAAACAACAGTTGGTAGTTTTGTAGCTTCTAAATCAGCTTTGAACCATTCAATCTGGGCATCATCAATAAATGTTCGCAGACTACTATCTACATAAAAATTAG contains:
- a CDS encoding metallophosphoesterase family protein, which codes for MDRRYFINKIGLGTAATVVPTTMLSFAPSINTEKNELNFGIIADVHKDLMPDANRRLEEFISEANQREVDFIIQMGDFCMAEEENTAFMNIWETYKGPKYHVLGNHDMDRHSKKEMLDYWGMPKTYYSYDFQGFHFVVLDANFLFQDGKFIDYEKANFYVDSSLRTFIDDAQIEWFKADLEATKLPTVVFSHQSLWHYEWGVKNRLALQRIMEAQKEKVICCMNGHNHIDFHHYQNGIDYIEINSASYQWMSDKYRSTERYSKELYEEYKWLANLAPYKDPLYAFATLNPKGSLIIEGVKSEWMPPSPFDIGKPKGILGSQLSAEISDYKLDF